From Echinicola soli, a single genomic window includes:
- a CDS encoding sterol desaturase family protein gives MKKIGRLERPDNNGSAHMFQNPVLEKMSRTHISIPIVMFLVIGGVSLYYAFTATTIAIGTGLLVALIGLLVFTLVEYLMHKYFFHMVPDTPMKDKLQYSVHGVHHDYPKDKDRLAMPPFISGLYACIFYFVFTFIMGDYALYFLPGFLAGYALYLGVHYIVHAFQPPKNALKILWVNHAIHHYKDPDVAFGVSSPLWDVILGTMPKKDK, from the coding sequence ATGAAAAAAATTGGAAGACTGGAGAGGCCTGATAATAATGGATCGGCACACATGTTCCAGAATCCTGTGCTGGAGAAAATGTCCAGAACACATATAAGTATTCCTATTGTCATGTTTCTTGTGATTGGTGGTGTTTCACTATATTATGCATTTACTGCCACTACTATTGCTATAGGGACAGGGCTGTTGGTTGCCTTGATTGGATTGTTGGTGTTTACGCTCGTGGAATATTTGATGCATAAGTATTTCTTTCATATGGTGCCTGACACACCGATGAAGGATAAGTTGCAATATTCGGTTCATGGTGTCCATCATGATTACCCAAAGGACAAGGACCGCTTGGCGATGCCGCCATTTATCAGTGGGCTGTACGCATGTATTTTCTACTTCGTATTTACGTTCATAATGGGAGATTATGCGCTGTATTTTCTTCCTGGTTTTTTGGCTGGTTATGCCTTGTATTTGGGAGTGCACTATATCGTACATGCTTTCCAGCCTCCTAAGAATGCCTTGAAGATCCTATGGGTAAACCACGCCATCCATCATTATAAAGATCCTGATGTGGCCTTTGGGGTAAGTTCCCCGCTTTGGGACGTGATCTTAGGAACGATGCCAAAAAAAGACAAATGA
- a CDS encoding 6-bladed beta-propeller — protein sequence MVHLRWFSLWLLILNFGCKGDNNVENVNLLQSPIPVPSSGTARLSDFVSKIEYFLLPESISALRVSKALVYDSLYFLGDYDMTMSVSVIDSSMNHVANIRNYGEGPGEFRDISDFTINTDKSTVDILSLNKLIQYDFKGNFVNEFRTPFFFYKIQHLSADKYLVYTPTGSHPSLKGGDIQSVLWIWGAEDGQIAPVSSPMQDFRFPFVREYNNLRLFGQKVLFSTHFSDTIYSYNFSGEIIERRYFKSDKQYLPLDLVKDQKSLSNIPDKIRMSYYYHFPNLLENDNYLVTRLVDKGILTELIYSKKTGKSMVFSKIENDVDFGLEWMRPVLLRDRVLFLVMEPSWVIDRFEEGGIPENSAFYRFAKDVTEDTPLILAKYYLK from the coding sequence ATGGTACATTTGCGGTGGTTTTCACTTTGGCTGTTGATTTTGAATTTTGGCTGCAAGGGCGATAATAACGTCGAAAACGTAAATCTTCTCCAAAGCCCCATTCCCGTTCCTTCATCGGGAACTGCCCGGCTAAGCGACTTTGTGTCAAAAATTGAATACTTTTTACTTCCGGAAAGCATTTCTGCCCTGCGCGTAAGTAAGGCTTTGGTCTATGATTCACTTTATTTCTTGGGGGATTATGATATGACGATGTCGGTTTCTGTCATTGACAGTTCAATGAACCATGTTGCGAATATCAGGAATTATGGAGAGGGGCCCGGTGAGTTTCGTGACATTTCTGATTTTACAATCAATACGGATAAAAGTACTGTGGATATACTGTCTTTAAATAAATTGATTCAGTATGACTTTAAAGGGAACTTTGTAAATGAATTCAGGACACCTTTCTTTTTCTATAAAATTCAGCACCTGTCGGCAGATAAGTACTTGGTGTATACGCCTACAGGTTCCCACCCTAGTTTAAAGGGGGGCGACATTCAATCCGTATTATGGATATGGGGTGCTGAGGATGGACAAATTGCCCCAGTATCTTCGCCGATGCAGGACTTTCGTTTTCCATTTGTCAGGGAATACAATAACTTGCGGTTATTTGGTCAAAAGGTTCTTTTTTCTACCCATTTTAGCGATACTATTTATTCATATAATTTTAGTGGTGAGATTATCGAGAGACGATATTTCAAGTCTGATAAGCAGTACCTTCCCCTAGACCTGGTGAAGGATCAGAAAAGCTTGAGTAATATTCCCGACAAAATAAGAATGTCATACTATTACCATTTCCCCAATTTACTGGAGAATGATAATTATTTGGTTACGCGGTTGGTGGACAAGGGGATTCTTACAGAGTTGATCTATTCCAAGAAGACGGGGAAGAGCATGGTTTTTTCCAAAATTGAAAATGATGTGGACTTTGGTTTGGAATGGATGCGCCCAGTATTGTTAAGGGATAGGGTATTGTTTTTGGTAATGGAGCCTTCTTGGGTGATTGACCGATTTGAAGAAGGAGGAATACCTGAGAACAGTGCTTTTTACCGGTTTGCCAAAGACGTGACGGAAGATACTCCTTTGATTTTAGCAAAGTATTATTTGAAGTAG
- the bshA gene encoding N-acetyl-alpha-D-glucosaminyl L-malate synthase BshA — MKIGIVCYPTFGGSGVVATELGKALAKEGHEVHFITYKQPTRLDFLSENLFYHEVDIKSYPLFEHAPYELALASKMVNVVKFEELDLLHVHYAIPHASAAYMAKQILKTQGIEIPVVTTLHGTDITLVGKDPSYEPVVTFSINQSDGVTAVSEDLKRATYDHFDIKNGIQVIPNFIDLDRFKKQRKEHFKKAICPDDEKLLVHTSNFRKVKRVEDVIRVFYEVRKVVPAKLLLVGDGPERDKMERLCRELGTCEDTRFLGKLDAVEEVLSVADLFLIPSEKESFGLAALEAMACEVPVLSSNAGGIPELNIDGVTGFACEVGDIQDMTEKALHILSDQNLPAFKKRALARAKEFDVSNILPRYEEFYKKTIDKTLSLSK; from the coding sequence ATGAAAATCGGAATTGTCTGTTATCCCACATTTGGTGGGAGTGGTGTAGTGGCCACAGAATTGGGAAAAGCCCTTGCCAAGGAAGGTCATGAAGTTCACTTCATTACCTATAAGCAGCCTACCCGGTTGGATTTTTTGAGCGAAAACCTTTTCTATCACGAAGTAGACATCAAAAGCTATCCGTTATTTGAGCATGCACCATATGAGCTGGCATTGGCCAGTAAAATGGTCAACGTGGTGAAGTTCGAAGAGCTGGATCTGCTGCACGTACATTATGCTATTCCGCATGCTTCGGCAGCGTATATGGCCAAGCAGATCCTGAAAACCCAAGGCATCGAGATTCCGGTGGTGACGACTCTGCACGGCACGGACATTACGCTGGTGGGCAAAGATCCCAGCTATGAGCCCGTGGTGACCTTCAGCATCAACCAATCCGATGGGGTGACTGCTGTCTCCGAGGATTTGAAGCGGGCGACCTATGATCATTTTGATATCAAGAACGGGATTCAGGTCATTCCCAACTTCATCGATCTGGACCGCTTTAAAAAACAACGGAAAGAACACTTTAAAAAAGCAATATGTCCAGATGATGAGAAATTACTGGTACACACTTCCAATTTTAGGAAGGTAAAACGTGTAGAGGACGTCATCAGAGTGTTTTATGAAGTGCGAAAAGTGGTTCCTGCCAAGTTGTTGTTGGTGGGAGATGGCCCCGAAAGGGATAAGATGGAAAGGCTCTGCAGGGAGCTGGGAACCTGTGAAGATACCCGTTTCTTAGGGAAATTGGATGCGGTGGAGGAAGTCCTTTCCGTAGCAGACCTGTTCCTGATTCCATCTGAGAAAGAAAGCTTCGGGCTGGCCGCTTTGGAAGCGATGGCCTGTGAAGTGCCGGTGTTGTCTTCCAATGCAGGTGGTATTCCAGAGTTGAACATTGACGGGGTGACGGGCTTTGCCTGTGAGGTAGGGGATATACAGGACATGACCGAAAAGGCATTACATATCCTTTCAGACCAAAATCTGCCAGCTTTCAAGAAACGGGCATTGGCCAGGGCAAAGGAATTTGATGTGTCCAATATTCTTCCCCGGTACGAAGAATTCTATAAAAAAACCATCGATAAAACCCTTTCACTGTCCAAATAA
- a CDS encoding NAD(P)-binding domain-containing protein, which translates to MKISIIGLGWLGLPLAKSLAQQGHRILGSTTSPEKHRQLAEEGIDNVLFRLDPHPSGEGFNRLFDADLVVVNVPPKRRSMPETFHPEQIKYLKTLIQQAGIGKVIYTSSTSVYPNVNGEVTESTELCLNSTGHSAVYEAERILWADRNYDLTVIRFGGLLGMDRVPGRYFSGKEQVAGDIPVNYIHQEDAVRLLAHVIDKGLWEETYNGVCPVHPLKRAVYEKNANELGFAPPSSYRAQSDQPDWKRVNAEKIRKTGFEFRYKNPLSFYYTL; encoded by the coding sequence ATGAAAATAAGTATTATAGGCCTTGGATGGCTGGGACTGCCCTTGGCAAAATCCTTGGCACAGCAAGGTCACCGAATTTTGGGAAGTACGACTTCACCGGAAAAGCATCGGCAATTAGCGGAAGAAGGCATCGATAATGTGCTGTTCAGACTTGATCCCCACCCTTCTGGTGAAGGATTTAACCGCCTTTTTGATGCTGACCTAGTGGTGGTCAATGTTCCGCCAAAGCGCAGGTCAATGCCGGAAACTTTTCATCCCGAGCAAATAAAATACCTCAAGACACTTATCCAACAGGCAGGAATAGGTAAAGTGATCTATACCAGTTCTACCTCGGTCTATCCCAATGTCAATGGAGAAGTGACCGAATCGACAGAATTGTGTCTTAATAGTACAGGGCATTCGGCCGTTTACGAAGCGGAGAGAATACTGTGGGCGGATAGAAATTACGATCTGACCGTGATTCGTTTTGGAGGTTTGTTGGGAATGGACCGGGTGCCTGGCAGATATTTTTCAGGGAAAGAGCAGGTGGCAGGCGATATTCCGGTAAATTATATCCATCAGGAAGATGCAGTGCGGCTGCTTGCCCATGTGATCGATAAGGGGCTTTGGGAGGAGACGTATAATGGTGTTTGTCCTGTTCATCCTTTGAAGAGAGCAGTATATGAGAAGAATGCAAATGAGTTGGGCTTTGCTCCTCCTTCAAGTTATAGGGCACAAAGTGATCAGCCAGACTGGAAGAGAGTAAATGCTGAGAAAATCCGTAAGACTGGGTTTGAGTTCAGGTATAAAAATCCATTATCCTTTTATTATACACTGTAG